One window of the Caminibacter pacificus genome contains the following:
- a CDS encoding ABC transporter ATP-binding protein, whose amino-acid sequence MVKLTNVHKSYKSGEIEVKVLEGLDLYIQKGEFVALIGPSGSGKTTILNIIGALDKADSGNVEVAGVDITNRDEKELTKFRADHLGYIFQDFNLIEVFSVFENVNFPLKVIHKRKDDEKVKALLEDIGMSDQINKFPDQLSGGQKQRVAVARALVSDPLIVLADEPTANLDSVTSHKVIELMRKMQREFNTTFIFSTHDTHLIDEVDRVLYLQDGKIIKDERK is encoded by the coding sequence ATGGTTAAGCTCACAAACGTTCACAAATCTTATAAATCGGGAGAAATCGAAGTAAAGGTTTTAGAAGGTCTTGATTTGTATATCCAAAAAGGCGAATTTGTAGCTCTTATAGGACCGAGCGGTAGCGGCAAAACCACTATTTTAAATATTATCGGAGCACTCGACAAGGCTGATAGCGGCAATGTGGAAGTAGCGGGAGTCGATATTACGAATAGAGATGAAAAAGAACTTACAAAATTTAGAGCCGATCATTTGGGGTATATTTTTCAGGATTTTAACCTTATTGAAGTTTTCAGCGTTTTTGAAAACGTAAATTTTCCTTTGAAAGTCATACATAAAAGAAAAGACGATGAAAAGGTAAAAGCGCTTTTGGAAGATATCGGCATGAGTGATCAGATAAATAAATTCCCCGACCAGCTCTCAGGCGGTCAAAAGCAAAGAGTAGCGGTCGCCAGAGCTCTTGTTAGCGACCCTCTTATAGTACTTGCTGATGAGCCTACGGCAAATCTGGATAGTGTGACGAGTCATAAGGTGATAGAGCTTATGAGGAAGATGCAAAGAGAATTTAATACGACATTTATTTTCTCCACTCACGATACCCATTTGATTGATGAGGTTGACAGGGTTTTATATTTGCAGGACGGAAAAATTATAAAAGACGAAAGGAAATAA
- a CDS encoding ABC transporter permease, with protein sequence MESFKIAFRNLIRMGRRTFLTGSLIAIGVVFVVLYITYAESFKNSMIAQITDSVMGELQIHKKGYVSSLDSLPLDKNLPPKTVKKIEEKLNSMPEIYSYSKSLKFGGMISNYTDSTNIRLNGIDPEMEAKTLPLLKERLNGHLPKEGEIVIPELIAKGLKLKKGDVVVLVATNKNGSMNAKTFKISGIVGIISGPGGRDGYINIKDARKLLRIKKPEINEIVIKLKNPELLERVNKELIGFTKTIQKPKLEVHTWIKLSPFANIIKMLDIMTFSIEIILISIVLVSILNVMIMSVFERIKQIGTMKAMGTSKSFIVSMFVNEGLLLGIFGFIIGVAASVAFVYLIGDIHYNFGRQSNLLLVPHIDYKSVLSVGAMVVIIAIIASLYPAFKAASLKPIEALRS encoded by the coding sequence ATGGAAAGTTTTAAAATTGCGTTTCGTAACCTCATCAGAATGGGAAGAAGAACGTTTTTAACCGGTTCACTCATAGCAATTGGCGTCGTGTTTGTGGTTCTATATATCACATACGCGGAGAGTTTTAAAAACTCTATGATAGCTCAGATTACGGACAGCGTAATGGGTGAACTTCAAATTCACAAAAAAGGCTACGTTTCAAGTCTCGATTCACTGCCTCTTGATAAAAATTTGCCTCCAAAAACAGTCAAAAAAATAGAAGAAAAGCTAAATTCGATGCCGGAGATTTATTCATACAGCAAAAGCCTTAAATTCGGAGGAATGATTAGTAATTATACCGATTCTACGAATATAAGACTTAACGGAATCGACCCTGAAATGGAAGCAAAAACCCTGCCTCTGCTTAAAGAGCGCTTAAACGGTCATCTTCCAAAAGAAGGGGAAATAGTAATTCCTGAGCTTATAGCAAAAGGGCTTAAATTAAAAAAAGGTGACGTCGTAGTGCTTGTAGCTACCAATAAAAACGGAAGTATGAACGCAAAAACTTTTAAAATCAGTGGAATTGTGGGAATTATTTCGGGTCCCGGAGGTAGAGACGGGTATATAAACATAAAAGACGCACGAAAACTTCTTAGAATCAAAAAACCGGAAATTAATGAAATAGTTATAAAACTAAAAAATCCTGAATTGCTTGAGAGAGTAAATAAAGAGCTTATCGGTTTTACAAAAACTATTCAAAAACCGAAACTTGAAGTGCATACGTGGATAAAACTCTCACCATTTGCGAATATCATAAAAATGCTTGATATTATGACTTTCAGTATTGAAATAATTTTGATTTCAATTGTACTTGTTTCCATTCTTAACGTTATGATAATGAGTGTTTTTGAGAGAATAAAACAGATAGGGACTATGAAAGCTATGGGTACTTCTAAAAGTTTTATAGTATCGATGTTTGTAAATGAAGGATTGCTTCTTGGGATATTCGGATTTATTATAGGAGTGGCGGCAAGTGTTGCTTTTGTCTATTTAATCGGTGATATCCATTATAACTTCGGTCGTCAAAGCAACTTACTTTTGGTGCCTCATATCGATTATAAAAGCGTGCTAAGTGTGGGAGCTATGGTTGTGATTATTGCGATAATAGCGAGTCTTTATCCGGCGTTTAAGGCTGCGAGCTTAAAACCGATTGAAGCACTTAGGAGTTAA
- a CDS encoding outer membrane lipoprotein-sorting protein: protein MKKLLLAVLIPVFLLASNILEEIDKNLNPSSFEAYKKLINIEPDGSRKEFLMWMIKKDKDKIANLFLKPATDNGRSLLRLGDNMWLYIPGIAKPLRVASAQSVTGGVFNNSDILRVDYAVEYDIEKQEGDTLYLKAKNEDVTYEKIVMKIDLKRKLPIRLDCYAGGILIKTIEYGKITDFGNGIVRPAVMQTTSPLQKGYKSIMIWAKIKPRELKDEYFTLEFMPHLNEIRK from the coding sequence ATGAAAAAATTATTATTAGCAGTACTTATTCCGGTGTTTTTGTTAGCATCGAATATTCTTGAAGAGATTGATAAAAATCTAAACCCTTCAAGCTTTGAGGCTTACAAGAAACTTATAAACATCGAACCCGACGGAAGTCGTAAAGAATTTCTTATGTGGATGATAAAAAAAGACAAAGACAAAATCGCAAACCTCTTTTTAAAGCCTGCAACTGACAACGGAAGATCGCTTTTAAGACTTGGAGATAATATGTGGCTTTATATTCCGGGTATTGCTAAGCCTCTAAGAGTTGCATCGGCTCAAAGCGTAACAGGGGGCGTTTTCAATAACAGCGATATTTTAAGAGTCGATTATGCCGTTGAATACGATATCGAAAAACAAGAAGGCGATACGCTTTATCTAAAAGCAAAAAACGAAGATGTTACATATGAAAAAATAGTTATGAAAATAGATTTAAAAAGAAAATTGCCAATTAGGCTTGATTGTTATGCGGGCGGGATATTAATAAAAACGATTGAATACGGAAAAATTACAGATTTTGGAAACGGAATAGTAAGACCTGCCGTTATGCAAACGACTTCACCGCTTCAAAAAGGTTATAAAAGTATAATGATTTGGGCGAAAATCAAACCGAGAGAGCTTAAAGACGAATATTTTACGCTTGAATTTATGCCTCATCTTAATGAGATTAGAAAGTAA
- the hisD gene encoding histidinol dehydrogenase, translating to MKILDVNNPGFKKEFEEILARGKMDIENVEGIVKGIINEVKEEGNKALFRHIAKFDRWEPKSDNDLEIGKDEMKKAYENLSDELKKALHLAFDRIKAYHEKQLPKSWLDFEKNGTILGQKVTPVDKAGVYVPGGKAFYPSSLLMNVIPAIVAGVEEIVVTTPVIENKPNELLLGALYICGCPKTYKVGGASAIAAMAYGTETIPKVDVITGPGNIFVATAKKLVYGDVNIDMIAGPSEIGIIADESARPNYLAIDLLSQAEHDEMASSILITDSKEVADMTAIEVEKFLKNLEREEIARKSIEERGAIIVTNDIDEAIELMNKIAPEHLEIMTKNPFELLPKIKHAGAIFLGEYTPEPIGDYIAGPNHTLPTGGTAKFYSPLNVEVFMKKSSIISFSKQAIEEMGKECAVLAHTEGLTAHEKSVLERLK from the coding sequence ATGAAAATACTTGATGTTAATAATCCCGGATTTAAAAAAGAGTTTGAAGAGATTTTGGCTCGTGGGAAAATGGATATCGAAAACGTTGAAGGTATCGTAAAAGGTATTATTAACGAAGTGAAAGAAGAAGGAAACAAAGCGCTTTTTAGACATATAGCTAAGTTTGATAGATGGGAGCCTAAAAGCGATAATGATTTGGAAATTGGTAAAGATGAGATGAAAAAAGCGTATGAAAACTTGAGTGACGAACTAAAAAAAGCCCTTCATTTGGCATTTGATAGAATAAAAGCTTATCATGAAAAACAACTTCCTAAATCATGGCTCGATTTTGAAAAAAACGGAACTATTTTAGGACAAAAAGTAACACCTGTGGATAAAGCGGGTGTGTATGTACCGGGAGGTAAGGCTTTTTATCCGAGCTCTCTTTTAATGAACGTAATTCCGGCAATTGTCGCCGGAGTGGAAGAGATTGTAGTAACGACTCCGGTTATCGAAAACAAACCCAACGAGCTTCTACTCGGAGCTCTTTATATTTGCGGATGCCCTAAAACATATAAAGTCGGAGGGGCAAGCGCTATTGCGGCTATGGCTTACGGGACCGAAACCATTCCTAAAGTTGACGTAATTACGGGTCCTGGAAATATTTTCGTAGCGACTGCTAAAAAATTGGTTTATGGAGATGTAAATATCGATATGATAGCAGGACCGAGCGAAATAGGAATAATCGCCGATGAAAGCGCAAGGCCTAACTATCTGGCTATCGATTTGCTCTCTCAAGCCGAGCACGATGAAATGGCAAGTTCGATTTTGATTACCGATAGTAAAGAAGTTGCCGATATGACGGCTATTGAGGTTGAAAAATTCCTAAAAAACTTAGAAAGAGAAGAGATTGCAAGAAAATCAATCGAAGAAAGAGGCGCTATTATCGTAACCAACGATATAGACGAAGCAATAGAGCTTATGAATAAAATAGCACCGGAACATCTTGAGATTATGACTAAAAATCCGTTTGAATTGTTACCGAAAATCAAACACGCGGGTGCTATTTTCTTAGGAGAATATACGCCTGAGCCTATAGGAGATTATATAGCGGGACCAAACCACACTCTTCCGACAGGCGGTACGGCTAAATTTTATTCGCCTTTGAACGTCGAAGTGTTTATGAAAAAAAGTTCGATTATTTCATTTAGCAAACAAGCTATTGAAGAGATGGGCAAAGAGTGTGCCGTATTAGCGCATACAGAAGGCTTAACGGCGCATGAAAAATCAGTACTTGAAAGACTTAAATAA
- the rpsO gene encoding 30S ribosomal protein S15: protein MALDSAKKREIIAKFGNNENDTGSPAVQIALLTERINEINEHLQKHKHDHSSRLGLLKLVGQRKRLMRYLKKKDHDKYLKVIAELNLRDRV from the coding sequence ATGGCTTTGGATTCGGCGAAAAAAAGAGAAATTATCGCTAAATTCGGAAATAACGAAAATGATACTGGAAGTCCAGCGGTTCAAATCGCGCTTTTGACTGAAAGAATCAACGAGATTAACGAACACTTACAAAAACACAAACATGACCATTCAAGCAGACTTGGTCTTCTTAAACTTGTAGGTCAAAGAAAAAGACTTATGAGATACCTAAAGAAAAAAGATCACGATAAATATCTAAAAGTTATCGCTGAGCTTAACCTAAGAGACAGAGTTTAA
- a CDS encoding ABC transporter substrate-binding protein — protein sequence MRILFLLFLAVFLFAKNILIINSYSIKLPWTKGELEGILEKINNKQNLKIFIEFMDTKYFQPTPMRMLNYYYYLKDKYKNINFDIVITTDDNALNFVRKYKNEPIFSNAKVFFAGVNNLKLADTLPKNVYAGVFEKKEPLVNLNFAKKIVPNLKTVYVVADNSNSAKAVMKEYKNAFKNIKSPTLIYLNEKNLENILETIKKAPKNSAMLLLTPFSFSLEDSHISYKYAIVLISQVFPHPIIIHTDLLANVPNSNVVGGKATDALTQGKEAGKKVLEYLSGTPMQKIGFTFEKANKMYLNVLNLKKFGIDAYALGYKNAIYVNKPRTFYEMYKEWIIGSIIIFFAVLMMIVILILKNIQLKKYNEKISKMNKELEEKIFSALSELKEKEKLLLHQTKVSAIGEMFLMVSRKIKEKLHKLLEKEETKEEATYILNKLTMIEKYFNDSSVLEFDLKEATKEVVYSLKDVLNEGLVEIKGENIYIFGYKNKFQQVILDFLYNMSKFQNEIEKIIFEFKEDKIEIHIRFKHFSKNLIDNFENVLNNELYYTRLIMQQYFCSECNYRVDKNSVIMEIIL from the coding sequence GTGAGAATTCTGTTTTTGCTGTTTTTGGCGGTGTTTTTGTTTGCAAAAAACATTTTGATTATCAATTCCTACTCCATAAAACTTCCTTGGACTAAGGGTGAGCTTGAAGGTATTTTGGAAAAAATCAATAATAAGCAAAATTTAAAAATTTTTATAGAATTTATGGATACGAAATATTTTCAGCCGACACCTATGAGGATGTTAAATTACTACTATTATTTAAAAGACAAATATAAAAATATAAACTTCGATATCGTAATCACCACTGATGATAATGCTTTGAATTTCGTTAGAAAATATAAAAACGAACCGATTTTTTCAAACGCAAAGGTCTTTTTTGCCGGTGTAAACAACCTAAAACTCGCCGATACGCTGCCAAAAAACGTTTATGCCGGCGTATTTGAGAAAAAAGAGCCTCTTGTGAATCTTAATTTTGCAAAAAAAATCGTACCGAATCTAAAAACCGTATATGTGGTTGCCGATAATTCGAACTCCGCAAAAGCCGTTATGAAAGAGTACAAAAACGCGTTTAAAAATATAAAATCTCCGACTTTAATATATTTAAATGAAAAAAATTTGGAAAATATCCTTGAGACGATAAAAAAAGCACCGAAAAATTCGGCTATGTTATTGCTGACACCTTTTAGTTTTTCTTTGGAAGATAGTCATATAAGCTATAAATACGCAATAGTTTTGATATCTCAAGTTTTTCCTCATCCGATTATTATTCATACCGATCTTTTGGCAAACGTGCCGAATTCCAACGTAGTGGGCGGAAAAGCCACCGATGCTTTAACTCAAGGAAAAGAAGCGGGTAAAAAAGTGCTTGAATATCTATCCGGTACGCCTATGCAAAAGATAGGTTTTACGTTCGAAAAAGCAAATAAAATGTACCTAAACGTCCTCAATCTTAAAAAATTCGGTATCGATGCGTATGCTTTAGGATATAAAAACGCAATATATGTCAATAAACCTCGCACTTTTTATGAAATGTACAAAGAGTGGATAATCGGAAGTATTATTATATTTTTTGCCGTTTTGATGATGATTGTGATTTTGATTTTGAAAAATATACAGCTTAAAAAATATAACGAAAAAATATCGAAAATGAATAAAGAGCTTGAAGAGAAGATTTTTAGTGCGTTAAGCGAACTGAAAGAAAAAGAAAAATTACTTCTTCATCAAACAAAAGTGTCCGCAATAGGTGAGATGTTTTTGATGGTTTCAAGAAAAATTAAAGAAAAACTTCATAAGCTTTTGGAAAAAGAGGAAACAAAAGAAGAAGCTACATATATTTTAAATAAGCTCACTATGATAGAAAAATATTTTAACGACAGCTCGGTACTTGAATTCGACCTCAAAGAAGCGACAAAAGAGGTTGTTTACAGCTTAAAAGACGTTTTAAATGAGGGACTTGTAGAAATAAAAGGCGAAAATATTTATATATTCGGATATAAAAATAAATTTCAACAAGTGATTTTGGACTTTTTGTATAATATGTCAAAATTTCAAAACGAAATTGAAAAAATCATTTTCGAATTCAAAGAAGACAAAATCGAGATTCATATCCGTTTTAAACATTTTTCGAAAAATTTAATCGATAATTTCGAAAACGTACTTAATAACGAACTTTATTATACTCGTTTGATTATGCAGCAGTATTTTTGCAGTGAGTGTAATTACAGAGTGGATAAAAACAGCGTAATTATGGAAATAATTTTATAA
- a CDS encoding Rrf2 family transcriptional regulator gives MIFTKSTAYTLQALVELSKFDKPVDVTKLSELTELPKPFLAKLLQTLSKKGFVKSFKGIHGGFVLAKEPKDIKITDVFSAMEDKESLVFYCSKNINDCTRDRGGVCSLWPFFAKLEGEISKILDKYTLEDVIRMKSGK, from the coding sequence ATGATATTTACGAAATCTACCGCATATACTTTACAAGCGCTTGTCGAATTATCGAAATTCGATAAACCGGTCGATGTTACGAAACTATCTGAACTCACGGAGCTTCCCAAGCCGTTTTTAGCTAAACTTCTTCAAACTCTCTCAAAAAAAGGGTTTGTTAAGTCGTTTAAAGGAATTCACGGAGGATTCGTATTGGCAAAAGAGCCTAAAGATATTAAAATTACGGATGTATTTAGTGCTATGGAAGATAAAGAGTCTCTTGTTTTTTATTGTTCTAAAAATATAAACGATTGTACGAGAGACAGAGGCGGAGTTTGTTCGTTGTGGCCTTTTTTTGCAAAACTTGAAGGCGAAATATCGAAAATTTTAGATAAATATACTTTAGAAGACGTTATAAGGATGAAATCTGGTAAATAA